One Mycolicibacterium sarraceniae genomic window carries:
- a CDS encoding TetR/AcrR family transcriptional regulator has product MTGQVRRRPGGRSARIAQAVADATLAVMAEKGLADFTVTDVAVRAGVHETSIYRRWGSRENLIADTLLAYSERLIPVPDTGSIRTDLRELLAAVADYLATPIGKAMSHALAFSGDEGRWEKVRFDFWTTRLQLARSIVDRAVERQEVPPDTDARLLLETLIAPLQFRVLATREAIDSDLCERLTNLVLDGILPRPEHN; this is encoded by the coding sequence GTGACCGGCCAGGTGCGCCGCCGCCCCGGTGGTCGATCCGCTCGCATCGCACAAGCGGTCGCCGACGCCACGCTGGCCGTGATGGCCGAGAAGGGTCTCGCCGACTTCACCGTCACCGACGTGGCCGTGCGGGCAGGTGTACACGAGACGTCGATCTACCGTCGATGGGGCAGCCGGGAGAACCTCATCGCCGACACGCTCCTCGCCTATAGTGAGCGCCTCATTCCGGTTCCCGACACCGGGTCCATCAGAACCGATCTGCGGGAACTCCTGGCAGCCGTCGCCGACTACCTCGCGACGCCCATCGGCAAGGCCATGAGTCACGCTCTCGCGTTCAGCGGTGATGAAGGCCGCTGGGAGAAGGTTAGATTCGACTTCTGGACGACTCGGTTGCAGTTGGCCCGCTCCATCGTGGACCGGGCCGTCGAACGACAAGAGGTGCCACCCGATACCGACGCCCGACTCCTGCTCGAAACCCTCATCGCGCCCCTACAGTTCCGCGTTCTCGCCACGCGGGAAGCCATCGACAGCGACTTGTGCGAGCGCCTCACCAACCTGGTGCTCGACGGCATCCTGCCGCGCCCCGAACACAACTAG
- a CDS encoding HsdM family class I SAM-dependent methyltransferase codes for MVLRSAGGDTAALRKARGAFFTPAPVARYVTEWAVRSTTERILEPSCGEASFLLAAVDRLTELRGTADDGQPAALDGIEMHDASARAARTLLRQAGVAAKVTVGDFFCVEPTASYDVVIGNPPYIRYQDFAGLARARSREAALRAGVGLTNLASSWAAFAVHSALFLRPGGRMGLVLPAELLSVNYAAEVRRFLLQSFAHVDLVLFTERVFPDAQEDVLLLLADGYGQGPTDHASIYQARNAAELATIAAGRTWTPPSPGDKWTPSLLSADALDAYTNLLSGGGFTVLETWGDTTLGMVTGNNKYFALSPARVADLGLESTDILRLSPPGSRHLRGLAFGTAALNELGRNGSATWLFRPAGEPSPAGWAYIAAGEAAGVNTAYKCRVRKPWWRVPPLAPADLLLTYMNANADTPRLSTNAARAAHLNSVHGVYLAPKVRKLGKALLPLASLTSMTLVGAETVGRAYGGGMLKIEPREADRLPVPSEAVVQAASERLTNMRPKVAGLLRSGKLIEASKIVDDVLLVGELGMSRPDVRVLRDAHAELTARRVARGRRGTD; via the coding sequence ATGGTGCTCAGGTCGGCCGGGGGCGACACGGCGGCATTGCGCAAGGCGCGCGGCGCGTTCTTCACGCCCGCTCCGGTCGCGCGGTACGTCACCGAGTGGGCCGTTCGCTCTACTACCGAGCGCATCCTGGAGCCCTCATGCGGTGAGGCATCGTTCCTGCTCGCCGCCGTCGACCGGCTGACCGAGCTGCGCGGCACAGCCGACGACGGCCAGCCAGCGGCGCTCGACGGAATCGAGATGCACGACGCATCGGCCCGTGCCGCGCGAACGCTGCTGCGCCAGGCGGGCGTGGCCGCCAAGGTGACCGTTGGTGACTTCTTCTGCGTGGAGCCGACCGCCTCGTATGACGTGGTGATTGGGAACCCGCCCTACATCCGCTACCAGGACTTCGCTGGACTCGCGCGCGCTCGCTCCCGCGAGGCTGCGCTACGGGCGGGCGTCGGGCTGACCAACCTGGCATCCAGCTGGGCGGCGTTCGCGGTGCACTCGGCGTTGTTCCTGCGGCCCGGTGGTCGCATGGGCCTGGTGCTACCCGCTGAACTGCTCAGCGTCAACTACGCCGCCGAGGTGCGTCGTTTCCTGTTGCAGTCGTTCGCGCATGTCGATCTGGTGCTGTTTACCGAGCGCGTATTCCCCGACGCCCAGGAGGACGTGCTGCTGCTCCTAGCTGATGGCTACGGGCAGGGGCCGACCGACCACGCCTCGATCTACCAGGCGCGCAACGCCGCTGAGTTGGCCACCATCGCGGCCGGACGAACCTGGACGCCGCCGAGTCCCGGTGACAAGTGGACGCCGTCGCTGCTGTCGGCCGACGCACTCGACGCTTACACCAACCTGCTGTCCGGCGGTGGGTTCACCGTGCTGGAAACCTGGGGCGACACGACGCTGGGCATGGTCACCGGCAATAACAAATACTTCGCCCTGTCACCGGCGCGGGTGGCCGACCTTGGGCTCGAATCGACTGACATCCTGCGACTTTCGCCGCCGGGCAGCCGACACCTGCGCGGTCTCGCCTTCGGCACCGCGGCGCTCAACGAACTTGGTCGCAACGGTTCTGCCACGTGGCTGTTCCGGCCAGCCGGTGAACCCTCACCAGCTGGGTGGGCATACATCGCCGCCGGGGAGGCCGCAGGCGTCAACACCGCCTACAAGTGCCGCGTTCGCAAACCGTGGTGGCGTGTACCTCCACTGGCCCCCGCGGATCTGCTGCTCACGTACATGAACGCCAACGCCGACACGCCTCGGCTGTCCACCAACGCCGCCAGGGCCGCACACCTCAACTCGGTGCACGGCGTGTACCTGGCGCCCAAGGTGCGCAAGCTGGGCAAGGCGCTCCTACCGCTGGCCTCTCTAACCTCCATGACCCTGGTCGGCGCCGAGACGGTTGGTCGCGCGTATGGCGGCGGAATGCTGAAAATTGAACCGCGCGAGGCAGATCGACTGCCGGTGCCCTCGGAGGCTGTGGTGCAGGCGGCCTCTGAACGGCTGACGAATATGCGCCCGAAGGTCGCCGGTCTGTTGCGCAGCGGCAAGCTGATCGAGGCCTCCAAGATCGTTGACGACGTGCTGCTGGTCGGCGAACTGGGCATGTCGCGCCCTGATGTCCGCGTGCTGCGAGATGCGCACGCCGAGTTGACGGCACGACGAGTCGCGCGAGGCCGCCGTGGCACGGATTGA
- a CDS encoding dienelactone hydrolase family protein gives MPTITDTVTTPDGTCPVTFTTPDWAGRWPGVLMYPDAGGPRPVFREMAAQLAGYGYAVLVPDIYYRSGDWAPFDLNTAFTDPDERRRLMTMMGGITPDKMASDAVAFFDYLQSRPEVNGTTFGTTGYCMGGRTSLIVAGRLPERVAAAMSFHGGGLATDDPSSPHLLADQIQAAVYVGGARDDASFTTEAAETLDKALTAAGVEHTIEWYDALHGYAVADHSAAYDEAAAQRHWDAMKEVFGAHLPR, from the coding sequence ATGCCGACCATCACCGACACCGTGACCACGCCCGATGGCACCTGTCCCGTCACCTTCACGACCCCCGACTGGGCCGGCCGGTGGCCCGGGGTTCTCATGTACCCCGACGCCGGCGGCCCACGCCCGGTGTTCCGCGAGATGGCCGCCCAGCTGGCCGGCTACGGCTACGCGGTCCTGGTGCCCGACATCTACTACCGCAGCGGCGACTGGGCACCGTTCGACCTGAACACGGCGTTCACCGACCCCGACGAGCGTCGGCGGCTGATGACCATGATGGGTGGCATCACCCCGGACAAGATGGCGTCGGATGCCGTGGCGTTCTTCGACTACCTCCAGTCCCGCCCCGAGGTCAACGGCACGACGTTCGGCACCACGGGCTACTGCATGGGCGGGCGGACATCGCTGATCGTCGCGGGCCGCCTGCCCGAGCGTGTCGCGGCGGCGATGTCGTTCCACGGCGGCGGTCTGGCCACCGATGATCCGAGCAGCCCGCACCTGCTCGCCGACCAGATCCAGGCCGCCGTGTACGTCGGCGGGGCTCGCGACGACGCTTCCTTCACCACCGAGGCTGCCGAGACACTCGATAAGGCGCTGACCGCCGCGGGCGTCGAGCACACCATCGAGTGGTACGACGCGCTGCATGGCTACGCGGTGGCTGACCACAGCGCCGCCTACGACGAGGCCGCCGCGCAGCGGCACTGGGACGCGATGAAGGAAGTCTTCGGGGCGCACTTACCCCGCTGA
- a CDS encoding thymidylate synthase, with amino-acid sequence MPIATPYEDLLRLALERGTPKSDRTGTGTRSLFGHQLRYDLSAGFPLITTKKVHLKSIVYELLWFLRGDSNVAWLQQHGVSIWDEWASPTGDLGPVYGVQWRSWPTPSGGHIDQISASLEMLKSDPDSRRNIVSAWNVGEIPHMALPPCHAFFQFYVADAKLSCQLYQRSADLFLGVPFNIASYALLTHMMAAQAGLDVGEFVWTGGDCHIYDNHVGQVTEQLSRDPRSYPELVLAQRDSIFDYTYDDIQIRNYDPHPAIKAPVAV; translated from the coding sequence GTGCCGATCGCCACGCCATACGAGGATCTGCTGCGACTTGCGCTCGAGCGAGGCACCCCGAAATCCGATCGGACCGGCACCGGCACCCGCAGCTTGTTCGGTCATCAGCTGCGCTACGACCTGTCGGCTGGGTTTCCGTTGATCACCACGAAGAAGGTGCATCTGAAGTCGATCGTCTACGAGTTGCTGTGGTTCCTGCGCGGCGACTCCAACGTGGCCTGGCTGCAGCAGCACGGGGTCAGCATCTGGGATGAATGGGCTTCTCCCACTGGCGATCTCGGGCCGGTCTACGGAGTGCAGTGGCGGTCCTGGCCGACCCCGTCGGGGGGGCACATCGACCAGATCAGCGCGTCGCTCGAAATGCTCAAGAGCGACCCCGACTCGCGTCGCAACATCGTGTCAGCCTGGAACGTCGGCGAAATCCCGCACATGGCGCTGCCGCCGTGTCATGCGTTCTTCCAGTTCTATGTCGCCGACGCCAAGCTGAGCTGCCAGCTCTACCAGCGCAGCGCCGACCTGTTCCTGGGCGTCCCGTTCAACATCGCCAGCTACGCGCTGCTGACCCACATGATGGCCGCCCAGGCCGGGCTGGATGTGGGCGAGTTCGTCTGGACCGGCGGTGATTGCCACATCTACGACAACCACGTCGGGCAGGTCACCGAACAGCTCAGCCGTGACCCACGTTCGTATCCGGAACTTGTTTTGGCTCAGCGTGATTCGATCTTCGACTACACCTACGACGACATCCAGATCCGCAATTACGATCCGCACCCGGCGATCAAAGCGCCGGTCGCGGTATGA
- a CDS encoding dihydrofolate reductase, with protein sequence MSVGLIWAQSTSGVIGRDGGIPWHLPEDLARFKDVTMGHTVVMGRRTWESLPAKVRPLPGRRNVVLTRQADYMAPGATVVGWLEEVDDPEAWVIGGSEIYHLALPLATRCEVTEVEIDLRLEDDDALAPMLDESWIGTTGDWHDSSSGLRYRFHHFMRA encoded by the coding sequence ATGAGTGTTGGCCTGATCTGGGCGCAGTCGACCTCAGGTGTCATCGGCCGCGACGGGGGCATCCCGTGGCACCTGCCCGAGGACCTGGCCCGGTTCAAGGACGTCACCATGGGCCACACCGTGGTGATGGGCCGTCGCACCTGGGAATCGCTGCCGGCCAAGGTCCGCCCGCTGCCGGGCCGCAGAAATGTCGTACTGACCCGGCAAGCTGACTACATGGCGCCCGGAGCGACGGTGGTGGGCTGGCTCGAAGAGGTGGACGACCCCGAGGCGTGGGTGATCGGCGGTTCGGAGATCTATCACCTGGCACTGCCGCTGGCGACCCGCTGCGAGGTCACCGAGGTCGAGATCGACCTGCGGCTGGAAGACGACGACGCCCTGGCGCCGATGCTCGACGAATCGTGGATCGGCACGACGGGGGACTGGCACGACAGCAGTTCGGGTCTGCGCTACCGGTTCCACCACTTTATGCGGGCATGA
- a CDS encoding winged helix-turn-helix domain-containing protein has protein sequence MTRLTADQARRIAISAQGLAEPKPSGPVTRAHLRRLISRIQVLQLDSVSVAVRAHYAPVFSRLGPYDREVLDKAAWSHRARSPRLLIEYWAHEAALMAVEDWPLMRWRMREYSHGRWGTEIVKKNLRLAENILATVAELGPSTAGQIEAHMESEPRGRKGPWWDRSDTKWVAEALWSSGALTTATRVGFARHYDLSERVLPPEVFAREVDDVEAVRELILRAAGALGVATEPDLRDYFRLSPKQSKPAVAALVAQGELEEVEVDGWSAPAYLRAGVSVPRTERGTALLCPFDPLIFFRPRVERLFGFEYRIEIYTPAPKRKFGYYVWPFLLDGRLVGRVDLKADRNADVLNVIGAFAEPGADASRVAPALGAELQAMASWLGLPAISIGQRGELAAPLRAFV, from the coding sequence ATGACCCGGCTGACCGCCGACCAGGCCCGCCGCATCGCGATCTCCGCCCAGGGCCTGGCCGAACCCAAGCCGAGCGGGCCCGTCACCCGCGCTCATCTGCGCCGGCTGATCTCGCGTATCCAGGTGCTGCAACTCGATTCGGTGTCGGTGGCGGTCCGCGCCCACTATGCGCCGGTGTTCAGCCGGCTCGGCCCGTACGACCGCGAAGTCCTGGACAAGGCTGCCTGGAGCCACCGCGCCCGTTCACCGCGGCTGCTCATCGAGTACTGGGCGCACGAGGCCGCGCTGATGGCCGTCGAGGATTGGCCGCTGATGCGTTGGCGGATGCGGGAATACAGCCACGGCCGCTGGGGCACCGAGATCGTCAAAAAGAATCTGCGGCTGGCCGAGAACATTCTGGCCACCGTCGCCGAACTCGGCCCCAGCACTGCGGGTCAGATCGAGGCGCACATGGAGTCCGAGCCACGTGGGCGCAAGGGACCGTGGTGGGATCGCAGCGACACCAAGTGGGTGGCCGAGGCGCTGTGGTCGTCGGGGGCGCTGACGACCGCCACCCGGGTCGGCTTCGCCCGGCACTACGACCTCAGCGAGCGGGTGCTGCCGCCCGAGGTGTTCGCCCGTGAGGTCGATGATGTCGAGGCCGTCCGGGAGCTGATACTGCGGGCAGCCGGCGCGCTCGGGGTGGCCACCGAACCCGATCTTCGCGACTACTTCCGGCTGAGTCCGAAACAGAGCAAGCCCGCGGTCGCCGCGCTGGTGGCGCAGGGAGAGCTGGAGGAGGTCGAGGTCGACGGCTGGTCGGCACCGGCCTACCTGCGGGCCGGAGTGTCCGTGCCGCGCACCGAGCGGGGGACCGCACTGCTGTGCCCGTTCGACCCGCTGATCTTCTTCCGGCCGCGGGTGGAGAGGCTCTTCGGCTTCGAGTACCGCATCGAGATCTACACCCCTGCGCCCAAACGGAAGTTCGGGTACTACGTGTGGCCGTTCCTGCTCGACGGTCGCCTGGTGGGCCGGGTGGATCTCAAGGCCGACCGGAATGCGGATGTGCTCAACGTGATCGGGGCGTTCGCCGAACCCGGGGCCGACGCGTCGCGGGTGGCTCCTGCCCTGGGCGCCGAGCTGCAGGCGATGGCCAGCTGGCTGGGGTTGCCGGCGATCAGCATCGGCCAGCGAGGCGAACTGGCCGCGCCGCTGCGGGCGTTCGTGTAG